A single region of the Eleginops maclovinus isolate JMC-PN-2008 ecotype Puerto Natales chromosome 4, JC_Emac_rtc_rv5, whole genome shotgun sequence genome encodes:
- the LOC134862881 gene encoding uncharacterized protein LOC134862881, with protein sequence MSTIKEVDTTSVNGSDKDLSTQGEAVGEQTPERRHADALLDLSEEFFMNELEPHEYHCYSGWEEAVHGWARVAPLSCILLNQKSYKKPKHKEAETPTPLYVDPTNPKEDSSARIAEQRCESEEGLHNSIKKSMSLNLHTHQPTGYWINTAASALQKDASDWPVPNAMQDTMSNFLHKEMTEKEGRRRETPMQHHHLPSKHPENRHTKPQKHRQRPNNMVVPIKNFTFLPPIISPHLNSPKVSGRTCSCKKAPEGEITEENFSMFDKRSGTSRSRMDRVANPELPANSAALTSKYRTCQHKPHLFSAVSVSIPRRYQVPVSSKPDTAHRTSYSMGKSLTKALHPGTAGAQAHMHTGKTVCM encoded by the exons ATGTCGACTATAAAAGAAGTGGATACCACATCCGTGAATGGATCAGACAAGGATCTTTCAACACAGGGGGAGGCAGTGGGCGAGCAGACACCAGAAAGGAGACATGCTGATGCCCTTCTAGATTTGAGTGAAGAGTTCTTCATGAACGAACTGGAGCCCCATGAGTATCATTGTTACTCCGGTTGGGAAGAAGCT GTTCATGGTTGGGCCAGAGTTGCTCCACTGAGCTGCATACTTTTGAATCAGAAGAGCTACAAGAAACCGAAGCATAAGGAGGCTGAAACCCCGACCCCCTTGTATGTTGACCCAACAAACCCTAAAGAGGACAGCTCAGCCCGCATTGCTGAGCAACGCTGTGAGTCTGAAGAGGGCCTGCATAACAGCATTAAGAAGTCCATGTCATTAAACCTACACACGCATCAGCCTACGGGATACTGGATTAACACTGCTGCTTCAGCTCTGCAGAAAGACGCTTCAGATTGGCCTGTCCCCAATGCAATGCAGGACACTATGTCTAATTTCTTACACAAAGAGATGACAGAAAAGGAAGGGAGGCGCAGAGAGACCCCTATGCAGCATCACCATCTACCCTCAAAACACCCGGAGAACAGGCACACTAAGCctcaaaaacacagacaaaggcCAAACAATATGGTGGTTCCCATTAAAAACTTCACATTTTTACCACCCATTATATCACCACATCTGAATTCTCCAAAAGTCAGTGGCCGGACCTGCAGTTGCAAGAAGGCCCCAGAAGGAGAAATCACAGAGGAAAACTTTTCGATGTTTGATAAGAGAAGCGGGACAAGTCGATCAAGAATGGACCGTGTGGCTAACCCTGAGCTTCCTGCTAACTCTGCAGCGCTGACCTCCAAGTACCGGACATGTCAGCACAAACCCCACTTGTTCTCTGCTGTGAGTGTCTCTATCCCCAGGAGGTATCAAGTACCGGTGTCTTCCAAACCTGACACAGCGCACCGCACTAGCTACTCAATGGGAAAGAGCCTCACAAAGGCCCTCCACCCAGGTACTGCAGGTGCACAAGCCCATATGCACACTGGCAAGACTGTGTGTATGTAA
- the atmin gene encoding ATM interactor: MAASASSRANNRDNATKDSPKYHEESQSQSREIIKPTITELTKEVRTNILCTVEGCGKILPNTPALNMHLVKSHRIKDGIVNPTVRKDMKGSQKLYCCPIEGCPRGPNRPFSQFSLVKQHFMKMHAEKKHKCFKCNNGYSTEWDLKRHIEDCGKTYHCTCGCPYASRAALLSHIYRTGHEIPTEHRIPPVKKRKMEKLLRGSEKVKMNASTCQIMAVSQDLTETALPSDTTICIPDSVNQSLNPHKSLQKMLLPKPKMALVSVPVMHLAHLPVLLPSAEGGALRSVVLAVDSHGSVSTLHLLSQPTGAVVPQIDAKSLCFKNSMPVSRSSLGPISTGVQVRLDPAGTDDSASLAGHRGRSTSTNIQTDKSYLSKMPTGVGVGEGLALCSVGESSVSSCSQTDISVSAQVLLPVSVETQTFSSRARATSSIAAQTDSQCVSQIPFSSSSLPPYKTRQTQTCFSVPQPEEKMQDQAIMCSDLFDSVSTQTALEIDDTLTAAGGGMCFGVQTDELNSNNMADNQTQTMTLLNDLENILSDSMSGHQVLSVASAGCGAGLGSVQEQHTGIDFDFEEFLNAVHIQTQTEESELGGLGGDTPLESLDIQTQTDFLLMDELDQSEGPSRTQASDLELFDTQTQTDLNFLLNAGSHMPLSSILRHSSFSMSTESSDTETQTDIPSFATGLSAPTPMSQGEQARLLNSTETQTVTSQSDSLGNLFLTSNETQTVMDDFLSADLAWNMESHFSSVETQTCEELYALLQQPEKPNS; the protein is encoded by the exons ATGGCTGCTTCTGCGTCGAGCAGAGCGAATAACAGAGATAACGCTACTAAAGACAGTCCGAAATACCATGAAGAGTCTCAGTCGCAGTCACGGGAAATAATCAAACCTACCATCACGGAGCTGACCAAAGAAGTGAGGACGAACATCCTCTGCACCGTTGAAGGATGTGGCAAGATCCTCCCAAACACACCTGCATTGAACATGCATCTTGTTAAGTCACACAGAATAAAG GATGGTATTGTCAATCCTACGGTCAGGAAAGACATGAAGGGCTCTCAGAAGCTCTACTGCTGTCCAATTGAGGGTTGTCCCAGGGGGCCGAACAGACCCTTCTCCCAGTTCTCCCTTGTTAAACAA CACTTCATGAAGATGCATGCAGAGAAGAAACACAAGTGTTTTAAATGCAACAATGGCTACAGCACTGAGTGGGATCTCAAGAGGCACATAGAAGACTGTGGGAAGACCTACCACTGTACCTGTGGCTGCCCCTATGCTAGCAGAGCTGCACTACTCTCCCACATCTACAGGACAGGACACGAGATTCCTACCGAACACAG AATTCCTCCAGTAAAAAAGCGAAAGATGGAGAAACTGTTACGTGGCTCTGAAAAGGTAAAGATGAACGCGTCGACCTGCCAGATCATGGCAGTGAGTCAAGACCTGACAGAGACTGCCCTTCCTTCTGATACAACCATCTGTATCCCAGACTCAGTGAATCAGAGCTTAAACCCCCATAAGAGCCTTCAGAAGATGCTCCTCCCAAAGCCCAAGATGGCTCTGGTCAGTGTTCCTGTGATGCACCTGGCCCACCTGCCTGTCCTCCTTCCGTCTGCAGAAGGCGGCGCTCTGAGGTCTGTTGTGCTGGCAGTGGACAGCCACGGCTCTGTTAGCACCCTTCACCTTCTGTCACAGCCCACGGGTGCCGTCGTGCCCCAAATTGATGCTAAGAGTCTGTGTTTCAAAAATAGCATGCCCGTGTCCCGCTCCAGCCTTGGGCCTATTAGCACAGGGGTACAGGTCAGACTGGACCCTGCAGGCACAGATGACTCAGCTAGCCTGGCAGGACATCGAGGAAGAAGCACCTCTACCAACATTCAGACGGACAAATCATACTTGTCGAAAATGCCAACAGGAGTAGGGGTTGGTGAGGGACTGGCATTGTGCTCTGTGGGCGAGTCCTCTGTGTCATCCTGCTCCCAAACAGACATCAGCGTAAGTGCCCAAGTCCTCCTGCCAGTCAGTGTTGAGACACAGACATTCTCCTCCCGGGCCAGAGCCACATCTTCTATCGCAGCTCAGACAGACAGCCAGTGCGTGAGTCAAATTCCTTTCTCGTCCTCATCTCTGCCCCCATACAAAACCAGGCAGACGCAGACATGTTTTTCTGTGCCACAACCAGAGGAGAAGATGCAGGACCAGGCTATCATGTGCTCTGACCTATTCGATAGCGTCTCCACTCAGACCGCTCTGGAGATAGACGACACCCTCACTGCTGCAGGAGGTGGTATGTGTTTTGGGGTGCAGACTGATGAGCTCAACTCAAATAATATGGCAGATAACCAGACCCAAACAATGACCTTGTTAAATGACCTGGAAAATATTCTGTCCGACAGCATGTCAGGCCACCAGGTGCTTTCTGTGGCGTCTGCAGGCTGTGGAGCAGGTCTAGGATCTGTTCAGGAGCAACACACTGGcattgactttgactttgaagaGTTTCTTAACGCAGTACACATccagacacagacagaggagagtGAGCTGGGGGGACTGGGTGGTGACACGCCACTGGAGTCTCTGGACATCCAGACCCAGACTGACTTCCTCCTGATGGATGAACTGGACCAAAGTGAGGGACCAAGTCGGACCCAGGCCAGTGACCTGGAGCTATTTGATACTCAAACTCAGACTGACCTCAATTTCCTGTTGAACGCCGGAAGCCACATGCCCCTGAGCAGCATCTTACGACATTCAAGCTTTTCCATGAGCACTGAGTCttcagatacagaaacacagacagatatcCCTTCATTCGCAACAGGTCTCTCTGCTCCGACTCCTATGAGTCAGGGTGAGCAGGCCCGGCTGCTGaacagcacagagacacagacagtgACCAGCCAGTCAGACAGCCTGGGAAACCTCTTCCTTACTAgcaatgaaacacaaacagtcatGGATGACTTTTTGTCAGCAGACCTGGCGTGGAATATGGAGTCTCATTTCAGCTCTGTTGAAACCCAGACATGTGAGGAGCTCTATGCTCTCCTGCAGCAGCCGGAGAAACCCAACAGCTGA
- the cenpn gene encoding centromere protein N has translation MDESTKRLVQRLMRRIPSKMLKITLEKWGRLTEKQQREIEAVQSKRALTEHLLSFCEKNELGVKRLTELEMIHIIDNPNQEMWYAFRLSDPEDDARSVDLMQFKEQFKSHIRELVSQVSVKIRKHTDEAVWIRIAWGDTYSCPNHLKPTYVVHNLQTPYVFVTSLTSKKKLMLSQALVLSTRYQSLKDANLSGRKLTAIRDLLMRQYQQVFPTKYPSPLTERNQTVTNPHIEREQAKPAERRLQLACEAFGVGMLPQLQSAVYKLETKLRDHTDRTMREREEPFRCVVKFASTNLLESLKNCASSGIASTPVTPLLSSIPLKGKNYFVITENGPGPSSQMS, from the exons ATGGATGAATCTACGAAACGCCTAGTGCAGCGACTTATGAGACGGATACCGTCTAAAATGCTGAAAATAACGCTGGAGAAGTGGGGCCGTTTGACTGAGAAACAGCAGCGGGAGATCGAGGCCGTGCAGTCAAAACGGGCGTTAACGGAACATCTACTTTCATTTTGCGAG AAAAACGAGTTAGGGGTCAAACGCCTCACAGAACTCGAGATGATAC ATATTATTGACAATCCAAACCAAGAGATGTGGTATGCCTTCAGACTTTCTGACCCTGAAG ATGATGCTCGCTCTGTAGATTTGATGCAGTTCAAGGAACAATTCAAATCTCACATAAGAGAACTTGTGAGCCAG GTGTCTGTCAAAATAAGAAAGCACACAGATGAAGCCGTTTGGATTCGGATTGCATGGGGAGACACCTACTCTTGCCCCAACCATCTTAAACCAACATATGTTGTTCACAATCTTCAAACACCGTATGTCTTTGTGACCAGTCTGACTTCAAAGAAAAAGCTCATGTTATCTCAG GCCTTGGTTCTGTCCACCCGATATCAGTCTTTAAAGGATGCAAACCTCAGTGGCCGGAAACTCACTGCCATTAGGGACCTGCTGATGAGGCAGTATCAACAG gTGTTTCCCACCAAGTATCCCAGCCCTCTCacagaaagaaatcaaacagtCACAA acCCACACATCGAAAGAGAACAGGCGAAGCCTGCAGAACGCAGACTACAGTTGGCCTGTGAGGCCTTTGGTGTTGGGATGTTACCTCAGCTACAGTCTGCAGTTTACAAG CtggagacaaaactcagagaCCACACCGACAGAACCATGAGGGAGCGAGAGGAGCCCTTCAGATGTGTTGTCAAATTTGCCAGCACAAACCTCCTGGAGTCACTCAAGAATTGTGCATCTTCAG gaattGCCTCCACCCCAGTCACACCTCTGCTTTCATCTATACCCCTTAAGGGAAAGAATTATTTTGTCATCACAGAAAATGGACCTGGTCCTTCCTCACAAATGTCCTAA
- the LOC134862883 gene encoding protein phosphatase 1 regulatory subunit 3E, whose protein sequence is MEAESVHPVVVMLPPKNCLPRNYSCIAGLFGSLAAANPRLDDGEDFDMINDNCLPTESPVVEERPRGREICLKPPQSPNLRRRCKSLPTPTERAKLEISRSRSPTSQKKVRFADSLGLELISVKHFDDTDEPDVPERILAKLPKGHLHLTHLDTKFPRTPAQPVFMELQFTNPGTLPDFELRVREVRVLLETVEADEYNLSGVVRVLNLAFEKSVSLRYSLNNWITFMDSLASYVPESSNGDTDKFRFKIVMPTYLDNGGTFQFAIKYCVGGQEFWDNNNGNNYKVRRHRLKMSPPREWENGWIHFI, encoded by the coding sequence ATGGAAGCAGAGTCTGTGCATCCTGTCGTGGTCATGCTGCCCCCAAAGAACTGCCTGCCGAGGAACTACAGCTGCATAGCCGGACTGTTTGGAAGCCTGGCAGCGGCAAACCCGCGGCTTGATGATGGGGAAGATTTTGACATGATCAACGATAACTGTCTACCTACCGAGAGCCCGGTGGTGGAAGAGAGACCACGGGGAAGAGAGATCTGCCTGAAGCCTCCACAGAGTCCAAATCTGCGTCGGAGATGCAAGTCTCTGCCCACACCCACAGAGAGGGCCAAGTTAGAGATCTCCCGCAGCCGGAGTCCAACCAGTCAGAAAAAGGTTCGGTTCGCCGACTCCCTGGGCTTGGAGCTCATTTCAGTCAAGCATTTCGATGATACAGATGAGCCAGATGTGCCTGAGCGCATTTTGGCCAAATTACCCAAAGGACACCTGCACCTTACTCATTTGGACACAAAGTTCCCACGTACTCCTGCGCAGCCTGTGTTCATGGAGTTGCAATTCACCAACCCAGGCACACTACCCGACTTTGAGCTGAGAGTGAGGGAGGTGAGAGTCTTGTTAGAGACAGTGGAGGCAGATGAATACAACCTTTCCGGGGTTGTGCGCGTGTTAAACCTGGCTTTTGAAAAGAGCGTCTCTTTGCGGTATTCCCTTAACAACTGGATAACATTTATGGACAGTCTGGCTTCCTACGTCCCTGAGTCAAGCAACGGCGACACCGATAAGTTCCGTTTCAAGATCGTCATGCCTACTTACCTAGACAACGGAGGCACGTTTCAGTTTGCAATTAAATACTGCGTCGGAGGACAAGAGTTCTGGGACAATAATAATGGGAACAACTACAAAGTGCGGCGTCACCGGCTCAAGATGTCCCCTCCACGAGAATGGGAGAATGGAtggattcattttatttga